The following proteins are co-located in the Silene latifolia isolate original U9 population chromosome 1, ASM4854445v1, whole genome shotgun sequence genome:
- the LOC141643537 gene encoding uncharacterized protein LOC141643537: MSGGDKDSSVSTKIDPSSPYFVGQNDKPGDHITDVRLDLTNFDAWSYSVRTALKDRRKYGFLNDAINEPKPPCTLEDWEIVQSLLVSWLMNTITPEVKSLLTNYEDAKLLWDDLHERFDIIDGPRIQQIQSNLHECRQTETMSVAVYYGKLCQLWDELDKFEPIITCHDRSMCFDLMKELPDWWYELKGIKNPFRGGSGRGGGANRDGSCRGGGSLGSSRGEGSKSEPKQEPNNVVHAAAVDGKAKEDVTVYGTPHHDYAVWIYLLCMKTEVHEKFLQFVAMILRQFSVVIKTVRSDNGTELHCLQPYFKEQCILFQSSCVGTPQQNGRVERKHQHILNVARALRFQAALPIQFWGECAFAAAHLINRTPSVLLGGITPYEVLFNSPPPFDRLKVFGSLCYAHNQRAKSDKFSSLSRKCIFMGYLSGKKGWYSYDLDTREFFVSRDVTFYEDYFPYRDGFSSVNEPKSKKDDGLIIDWDADDVRETVSPAHGNGQPRDTQVLDIDDDVRTDVSADASTDVGAAGGDTGVGSGTVAADMGGSSDVVTEPVLGRGHRTKIPNSNLRDYVVEITVRGNNSPASNRITVTPSLSGTPYSLVHYVNSDKFSAEHRTYLTAITSNKEPRSFKEAVNDEGWRKPMETEMNAVANNETWTLELRTISSRKESTR, encoded by the exons ATGTCTGGCGGCGACAAGGATTCGTCTGTTTCCACAAAAATCGATCCGTCCTCCCCTTACTTTGTTGGTCAAAACGATAAGCCTGGTGATCACATCACCGATGTTCGTTTAGATCTTACTAATTTTGATGCTTGGTCGTATTCCGTCCGTACTGCTCTTAAGGATCGCCGCAAATACGGGTTCCTTAATGACGCTATCAATGAACCCAAACCGCCGTGTACCCTGGAGGATTGGGAGATTGTTCAATCGCTGCTTGTGTCGTGGCTCATGAACACCATTACACCCGAGGTAAAGTCGCTCCTTACTAATTACGAAGATGCAAAACTGTTATGGGATGATCTCCACGAACGTTTTGACATCATCGATGGTCCCCGTATTCAACAAATTCAATCGAATTTACATGAGTGTCGCCAAACCGAGACTATGTCCGTTGCTGTCTATTATGGAAAATTGTGTCAATTGTGGGATGAACTTGATAAATTTGAACCAATTATCACCT GCCATGATCGAAGCATGTGTTTCGACTTGATGAAGGAGTTACCCGACTGGTGGTATGAGTTAAAGGGTATTAAAAACCCATTCAGAGGAGGATCAGGTCGAGGTGGTGGTGCTAATCGTGACGGTTCTTGTCGTGGTGGGGGTAGTCTTGGTTCTAGCCGTGGTGAAGGGTCCAAATCCGAGCCAAAACAGGAGCCTAATAATGTGGTTCACGCCGCTGCGGTCGATGGAAAAGCAAAGGAAGACGTCACTGTGTATGGTACACCACACCATGATTATGCTG TGTGGATTTATTTATTGTGTATGAAAACAGAGGTGCATGAGAAATTTCTACAATTTGTTGCCATGATTTTGCGTCAGTTTTCTGTTGTCATTAAAACCGTTCGTAGCGATAATGGTACTGAATTACATTGTCTCCAACCATACTTTAAGGAACAATGTATCCTATTTCAGTCCTCATGTGTAGGTACTCCCCAGCAAAATGGCCGTGTTGAACGCAAGCATCAGCACATTCTTAATGTTGCGCGTGCACTACGATTTCAGGCTGCATTGCCCATTCAATTCTGGGGTGAGTGTGCCTTTGCTGCTGcacatttaattaatcgtacacCATCTGTCTTACTTGGAGGTATTACACCGTATGAAGTACTGTTCAATTCACCTCCCCCCTTTGACCGTCTTAAAGTCTTCGGATCATTGTGTTATGCCCACAATCAGAGGGCCAAATCCGACAAATTCTCAAGTCTTAGCCGCAAGTGTATATTCATGGGTTATCTCTCTGGTAAAAAGGGCTGGTATTCGTACGATCTCGATACTCGTGAATTCTTTGTTTCTCGTGATGTGACCTTCTATGAAGATTATTTTCCATATCGCGATGGGTTCAGCTCTgtgaatgaacccaaaagtaaaAAAGACGACGGGTTAATTATTGATTGGGATGCTGATGACGTACGTGAGACCGTCTCACCTGCTCACGGTAATGGTCAGCCCCGTGACACGCAGGTCTTGGATATTGATGATGATGTGCGTACTGATGTGAGTGCTGATGCGAGCACGGATGTGGGTGCTGCCGGCGGTGATACTGGTGTAGGTAGTGGTACTGTTGCCGCTGATATGGGCGGTAGTAGTGATGTCGTGACTGAGCCTGTACTAGGTCGGGGTCATCGTACAAAAATTCCGAACTCTAATCTTCGTGACTATGTTGTTGAAATTACTGTTCGTGGTAATAATTCGCCCGCGTCCAATCGTATCACCGTGACACCGTCTCTTTCAGGTACGCCgtattcccttgttcattatgTTAATAGTGATAAATTTTCTGCGGAGCATCGTACTTATTTGACAGCTATTACAAGTAACAAGGAGCCACGTTCGTTCAAAGAAGCAGTAAATGATGAAGGGTGGAGAAAACCAATGGAAACCGAAATGAATGCCGTGGCCAACAACGAGACATGGACGTTAGAACTTAGAACCATTTCCTCCCGGAAAGAAAGCACTCGGTAG